One Streptomyces sp. RPA4-2 genomic window carries:
- a CDS encoding type I polyketide synthase, which produces MSDEQKLLGYLRKVTADLHQTRQRLSEAEARNREPVAIVAMGCRFPGGVSDPDGLWRLLGSGDDAMTEWPVDRGWDTDSLYDPEPGTPGRSYTRTGGFIDRVADFDAGFFGVSPREAVGTDPQQRLLLEICWEALERAGIDPAGLRGSRTGVFAGTNLQDYTTLLSLSDNAGDDGVGNSASVLSGRVSYTLGLEGPAVSLDTACSSSLVTLHLAVQALRNGECDLALAGGVTVMSTPTVFLEFSRQRGLAADGRCKAFADAADGTAWGEGAGVLVVERLSDARRNGHPVLAVVRGSAVNQDGASNGLTAPNGPSQERVIWQALTSAGLAPADVDAVEAHGTGTSLGDPIEAQALLATYGQDRPADRPLLLGSVKSHIGHTQAAAGVAGVIKMVLALRERHLPATLHVDRPSTHVDWSAGNVELLTDARPWPSADRPLRCGVSSFGVSGTNAHVILEQPPAPQDTAPPAPDTLPPATATATATDAQLTAAATGPFAFPVSARTNAALRAQARRLHDHLTSGERPAPHPADLARALTRTRSALEHRAVVVARDTGELLAGLTAVAEDTSAPCVAKGVADTEGGPVFVFPGHGPQWPGMATELLDTDEVFRTHFTEVASAVEEYTDWKVLDVLRDADGAPPLDRVDIVQPVLFVVCVALARLWQSHGVRPVAVAGQSQGEIAAAHVAGALTLADAARIVVSRGRALTPLSGRGGMLSVPLPLAGLEHRLARWEGRLSVGSLSGPRAVVVSGDTQALDALQAELADEGVRSRRVAIGYASHSAQIEEVRDDLLAAFAPVTARPADVPFHSTVTGGRIEDTTTLDAHYWYRNVRQTVRLGDTVEELAAAGHRVFVEVGPHPVVTTVLGDVLDEAGATGSVVVATLRRGDGGRARFLLSLAELHVQGCAELPAADDTPPRRVDLPTYAFQRRRYWPEFTRAAAAGAARGTTDGPFWDAVEQGDVTALTAALDLDENAVSRLVPALAHYRRHSAETAVADSWRYRIAWQPVEDGPAPALTGRWLVVVPLGREDGPEATALTAALRRAGATPVAVPVDCAADRSAVAAALSTALTGSAGPSAGPAGPAGPTATNRAPKAAGVVSLLALDEDPLPALPAVPRGSAGTVTLVQALQDLGADVPVWFTTRGAVATDARSAPQAPVQSMVWGFGRVVALEQADLWGGLVDLPAALDERAADRFTAVLAGRDHEDQVAIRATGVLGRRLLRAATGALPAGRRWHPEGTVLVTGGTGALGRHVARWLARSGARDLLLVSRSGPDAPGGAEFAAELAALGARADIARCDLADPGDLARLLAAIPDERPLAAVFHTAAVLDDGVIGSLTPERLADVLRVKVGGALNLDSATAGLDLSAFVLFSSSSGVFGSPGHGNYAPGNAFLDALAEDRRARGLPATAVAWSGWADGGMASGTVGERLERHGVRLMDPDTAVTALQHALDHGDTTLVVTDIDWEVFGAELAKGRPRRLYAALPEARHALAGARGTAPEPAPGERTGLAEQLAPLGDSDRRGALLTLVRAHIAYVLNHPSPDEVEPHRAFRELGFDSLTAVELRNALNAATGLRLPTSLVYDYPTPAALADHLGAAFAPASAPAPTAPAALGVRRPDPDDDPIAIIGMACRFPGDVGTPEEFWRLLTAGTDAITPFPDDRDWDLDALHDPEPGRGGVSTRAGGFLTGFADFDPAFFTISPREAAAMDPQQRHLLEMSWEAFERAGIEPRTLRGSRTGVFAGTNYQDYSSRPLALDEDAGAHLGTGNSASVLSGRVSYTFGLEGPAVTVDTACSSSLVALHLAVRSLRSGESDLALAGGVTVMSTPGLFLDFSRQRGLAADGRCKSFADAADGTGFSEGGGMLLVERLSDARRNGHRVLAVVRGSAVNQDGASNGLTAPNGPSQQRVIRAALADAGLATADVDVLEAHGTGTMLGDPIEAQAVLATYGQGRPAERPLWLGSVKSNIGHTQAGAGVAGIIKMVLALRNGVLPATLHVDRPSTHVDWDAGDVRLLTEAVAWPENGRPGRAGVSSFGISGTNAHVILEAATDEEPAAPAEAEPAAPTAAGAHAPVVPWVLSARSAAALRDQAGRLLTHLADRPRADARDVGLSLATTRTAFEHRAVVVGADRAELTEALTALAEGRSEPRTPAGVARGAGRTAFLFTGQGAQRPGMGRELHRTYPVFAEAFDAACAHLPGLREIILGDGDGDGDGDGDGSEAAAAEVLNRTEHAQPALFAFEVALYRLLESWGIVPDQVTGHSVGELAAAHVAGVLSLPDACTLVAARGRLMQQLPPGGAMAAVQASEAEVLPLLAGRETALGIAALNGPAATVVSGTEDAVTAVADQLAAQGRKTSRLRVSHAFHSPLMDPVLDAFRTVAAGLTYSAPTLAFVSGTTGEPVGARQLTDPEYWVRHVREPVRFHDAVRHLRDDLAVTRFLEIGPDATLTTLATAALDDPGRPEAQLVPAVRKDVPEARGLLTALGRLFTTGTEPDWPALFTGARPVPLPTYAFQHERYWLPSAPWTGDLAGAGLETAAHPFLGAAVRPAGSDTVLLTGRLSLRTHPWLADHTVLGQVILPATGYLDLAVHAGDRTGCAHLAELTLHSPLVIPREGAVQLQVTVEAPDERGRRTFGVYARPADTDTDTPWEQHARGTLAPEDQAPAAPSADLSVWPPHGAEAVADGGHYEGFAEAGFGYGPSFQGLGRVWRRGDEVFAEVALPEEYRADAPRFGLHPALLDAATHALLVELPGGAGKSAEPMLPFAWSGLTLHAEGATALRVRLAPAGHAHGFSVLVADTDGRPVATAESLTLRAVAAEPPREHDGRAPGLLRLAWSDARPAPAAPRPESARWIILGEGDDRVARSVDAAGVHLETYADLEALGKAVDTGMTMPDIVLVAPDGHRPDDGHDVPGTVRSALTPAHDLIRGWLGDERFAASRLVFVTRTCVATDDDGGGIQDLAGAALWGMVRSTQAEHPGRFQLVDLPGTPDEADEHAFLAAVATVHPQSAIRAGRVLLPGLAPVGPGTEAPGLASGTVLVTGATGALGSTLARHLVTAHGVRSLLLTGRRGPDAPGAGALRDELTALGADVTLVACDTADRAQVERLLAAVPADRPLTGVVHAAGVVDDKPVTALDPERFERVLRPKADGGWLLHELTANQGLSAFVLFSSAAGTFGSPGQANYAAANAFLDALASHRRSLGLPASSLAWGVWESDSAMTAGLSDTDRRRMTRGGMRALSTKDGLLLLDSALTTDRPALIAMDTTAGTGALQALLRPADRPAGRRSAAGARPAPTTAARLAGLGPAERRTTLLALVRDLAAAVLGHASADAVEADQLFTEQGFDSLTAVELRNHLATATALTLPPTLLFDHATPELLAAHLDQRLLDAPTGGDPAAPADRPAAPAGDTLSGLFKQACESGRVDEGFALLQAAAALRPTFASPRELAAAPEPIRLSKGETGTPFVCFSSYVALAGVHQYARFASAFRGERDVWALPTQGFGTGEALPASFDAIAALQAEAVTRTVGDGPVVLVGSSSGGILALAAARHLQEQGRPPAAVVLLDTYMPRADSPFLKFSQQMLGGMFDRESMFAHMDTDRLTAMSWYISLIGEWEPGPLDSPVVLVRSSEPPVPAGLSGPLEREEWQSSWERAHTTIDVAGNHFTMMETHARSTADATGAWLGSLGQDS; this is translated from the coding sequence ATGAGCGATGAACAGAAGCTCCTCGGCTACCTGAGGAAGGTCACGGCCGATCTCCACCAGACGCGGCAACGGCTGAGCGAGGCCGAGGCCCGCAACCGGGAACCCGTCGCGATCGTCGCCATGGGCTGCCGGTTCCCCGGCGGCGTGAGCGACCCCGACGGCCTGTGGCGGCTGCTGGGCTCGGGCGACGACGCCATGACCGAGTGGCCCGTGGACCGCGGCTGGGACACCGACTCGCTGTACGACCCCGAGCCCGGCACCCCCGGCCGCAGCTACACGCGGACCGGCGGATTCATCGACCGTGTCGCGGACTTCGACGCCGGCTTCTTCGGTGTCTCGCCCCGCGAGGCCGTCGGCACCGACCCGCAGCAGCGCCTCCTGCTGGAGATCTGCTGGGAGGCCCTGGAACGGGCCGGCATCGACCCGGCCGGGCTGCGCGGCAGCCGCACCGGCGTGTTCGCGGGCACCAACCTGCAGGACTACACCACCCTGCTCAGCCTCTCGGACAACGCGGGCGACGACGGCGTCGGCAACTCCGCGAGCGTCCTGTCCGGCCGCGTCTCCTACACCCTCGGCCTGGAGGGCCCCGCGGTGTCCCTCGACACCGCCTGCTCGTCCTCCCTGGTGACCCTGCACCTGGCCGTGCAGGCCCTGCGCAACGGCGAGTGCGACCTCGCGCTCGCCGGCGGCGTCACCGTCATGTCGACGCCCACCGTCTTCCTGGAGTTCAGCCGGCAGCGCGGCCTCGCGGCGGACGGCCGCTGCAAGGCCTTCGCGGACGCCGCCGACGGCACCGCCTGGGGCGAGGGCGCCGGCGTCCTCGTCGTCGAGCGGCTGTCCGACGCCCGCCGCAACGGCCACCCCGTCCTCGCCGTCGTCCGCGGCTCCGCCGTCAACCAGGACGGCGCCTCCAACGGGCTGACCGCCCCCAACGGACCTTCCCAGGAACGCGTCATCTGGCAGGCGCTCACCTCCGCCGGCCTGGCCCCGGCCGACGTGGACGCCGTCGAGGCGCACGGCACCGGCACCAGCCTCGGCGACCCGATCGAGGCCCAGGCACTGCTCGCGACGTACGGCCAGGACCGGCCCGCCGACCGGCCGCTGCTGCTCGGCTCGGTCAAGTCCCACATCGGCCACACCCAGGCCGCCGCCGGAGTCGCGGGCGTCATCAAGATGGTCCTCGCGCTGCGCGAGCGGCACCTGCCCGCCACCCTGCACGTCGACCGGCCCTCCACCCACGTCGACTGGTCCGCCGGAAACGTCGAACTGCTCACCGACGCCCGGCCCTGGCCGTCCGCCGACCGCCCGCTGCGCTGCGGTGTCTCCTCGTTCGGCGTCAGCGGCACCAACGCTCACGTCATCCTCGAACAGCCCCCGGCACCGCAGGACACCGCACCGCCCGCCCCCGACACGCTGCCGCCCGCCACCGCCACCGCCACCGCCACCGACGCGCAGCTTACCGCCGCGGCCACCGGCCCCTTCGCCTTCCCGGTGTCCGCACGCACGAACGCCGCGCTGCGCGCCCAGGCCCGGCGCCTGCACGACCACCTGACCTCCGGGGAGCGGCCCGCCCCGCACCCCGCCGACCTCGCCCGCGCGCTGACCCGCACCCGCTCCGCCCTGGAACACCGCGCCGTCGTCGTCGCCCGGGACACCGGCGAACTCCTCGCCGGCCTGACCGCCGTCGCCGAGGACACATCCGCACCCTGTGTCGCCAAGGGCGTCGCCGACACCGAGGGCGGACCCGTCTTCGTCTTCCCCGGGCACGGCCCGCAGTGGCCCGGCATGGCCACCGAACTCCTCGACACCGACGAGGTGTTCCGCACCCACTTCACCGAAGTCGCCTCCGCCGTCGAGGAGTACACCGACTGGAAGGTGCTGGACGTGCTGCGCGACGCCGACGGCGCCCCGCCGCTGGACCGCGTCGACATCGTCCAGCCCGTCCTGTTCGTGGTCTGCGTGGCGCTCGCCCGCCTGTGGCAGTCCCACGGGGTGCGGCCCGTCGCCGTCGCCGGCCAGAGCCAGGGCGAGATCGCCGCCGCGCACGTCGCCGGCGCCCTCACCCTGGCGGACGCCGCCCGCATCGTCGTCAGCCGCGGCCGCGCGCTCACCCCGCTCTCCGGCCGCGGCGGCATGCTCTCCGTACCGCTGCCGCTCGCCGGGCTGGAACACCGCCTGGCCCGCTGGGAAGGGCGGCTCTCCGTCGGCTCGCTCAGCGGCCCCCGCGCGGTCGTCGTCTCCGGCGACACGCAGGCGCTCGACGCCCTGCAGGCCGAACTCGCCGACGAGGGCGTACGGTCCCGCCGTGTCGCCATCGGCTACGCCTCGCACTCCGCGCAGATCGAGGAGGTGCGCGACGACCTGCTCGCCGCGTTCGCGCCGGTCACCGCACGCCCGGCCGACGTGCCGTTCCACTCCACGGTCACCGGCGGCCGGATCGAGGACACCACCACGCTGGACGCGCACTACTGGTACCGCAACGTCCGGCAGACCGTCCGCCTCGGCGACACCGTCGAGGAGCTCGCCGCCGCGGGCCACCGCGTCTTCGTGGAGGTCGGCCCCCACCCCGTGGTGACCACCGTCCTCGGCGACGTCCTGGACGAGGCCGGCGCCACCGGCAGCGTGGTCGTCGCCACCCTGCGCCGCGGCGACGGCGGCCGCGCCCGCTTCCTGCTCTCGCTCGCCGAACTCCACGTACAGGGCTGCGCCGAACTCCCCGCCGCCGACGACACCCCGCCACGCCGCGTCGACCTGCCCACCTACGCCTTCCAACGTCGGCGCTACTGGCCCGAGTTCACCCGGGCCGCGGCCGCCGGCGCCGCACGGGGCACCACCGACGGACCGTTCTGGGACGCCGTCGAGCAGGGCGACGTCACGGCCCTCACCGCCGCCCTCGACCTCGACGAGAACGCCGTCTCCCGGCTCGTCCCGGCGCTGGCGCACTACCGCCGGCACAGTGCCGAGACCGCCGTCGCCGACTCCTGGCGCTACCGCATCGCCTGGCAGCCCGTCGAGGACGGGCCCGCCCCCGCCCTCACCGGCCGCTGGCTCGTCGTCGTCCCGCTGGGCCGCGAGGACGGCCCCGAGGCCACCGCCCTGACCGCCGCCCTGCGGCGCGCCGGCGCCACCCCGGTGGCCGTCCCCGTCGACTGCGCGGCCGACCGGAGCGCCGTCGCCGCCGCCCTCTCCACCGCCCTCACCGGGAGCGCCGGCCCCTCCGCCGGGCCCGCCGGGCCCGCCGGTCCGACCGCGACGAACCGTGCCCCGAAAGCCGCCGGAGTCGTCTCGCTGCTCGCCCTCGACGAGGACCCGCTGCCCGCGCTGCCCGCCGTACCGAGGGGGTCCGCCGGGACCGTCACCCTCGTCCAGGCGCTGCAGGACCTCGGCGCCGACGTCCCCGTGTGGTTCACCACGCGCGGCGCCGTCGCGACCGACGCGCGCAGCGCCCCGCAGGCGCCCGTCCAGTCGATGGTCTGGGGGTTCGGACGGGTCGTCGCCCTCGAACAGGCCGACCTCTGGGGCGGTCTCGTCGACCTGCCCGCCGCCCTCGACGAGCGGGCCGCCGACCGGTTCACCGCCGTACTGGCCGGCCGCGACCACGAGGACCAGGTCGCGATCCGCGCCACCGGCGTCCTCGGCCGCCGTCTGCTGCGCGCGGCCACCGGCGCCCTGCCGGCCGGCCGCCGCTGGCACCCCGAGGGCACCGTTCTGGTCACCGGCGGCACCGGCGCACTCGGCCGGCACGTCGCCCGCTGGCTCGCCCGCTCCGGCGCCCGCGACCTGCTGCTGGTCAGCCGCTCCGGCCCGGACGCGCCCGGCGGCGCCGAGTTCGCCGCCGAACTCGCCGCCCTCGGCGCCCGCGCCGACATCGCCCGCTGCGACCTCGCCGACCCCGGCGACCTCGCCCGCCTGCTCGCCGCGATACCCGACGAACGGCCTCTGGCCGCCGTGTTCCACACGGCCGCCGTCCTCGACGACGGCGTCATCGGCTCCCTCACCCCCGAACGCCTCGCCGACGTGCTGCGCGTCAAGGTGGGCGGCGCCCTCAACCTCGACTCCGCCACCGCCGGCCTCGACCTGTCCGCCTTCGTCCTGTTCTCCTCGTCCTCCGGAGTCTTCGGCAGCCCCGGCCACGGCAACTACGCCCCCGGCAACGCCTTCCTCGACGCCTTGGCGGAGGACCGCCGCGCCCGCGGACTGCCCGCGACCGCCGTCGCCTGGAGCGGCTGGGCCGACGGCGGCATGGCCTCCGGCACCGTCGGCGAACGCCTGGAACGCCACGGCGTACGCCTCATGGACCCCGACACGGCCGTCACCGCGCTCCAGCACGCCCTCGACCACGGCGACACCACCCTCGTCGTCACCGACATCGACTGGGAGGTGTTCGGCGCCGAACTCGCCAAGGGCCGCCCGCGCCGCCTCTACGCCGCCCTGCCCGAAGCCCGGCACGCCCTGGCCGGCGCGCGCGGCACCGCACCGGAGCCCGCGCCGGGGGAGCGCACCGGCCTCGCCGAACAGCTCGCCCCACTCGGCGACAGCGACCGCCGCGGCGCCCTGCTCACCCTCGTCCGGGCGCACATCGCCTACGTGCTCAACCACCCCAGCCCCGACGAGGTCGAACCCCACCGGGCCTTCCGGGAACTCGGCTTCGACTCGCTGACCGCCGTCGAACTGCGCAACGCCCTCAACGCGGCCACCGGTCTGCGGCTGCCGACCAGCCTCGTCTACGACTACCCGACGCCCGCCGCGCTCGCCGACCACCTCGGCGCCGCGTTCGCCCCCGCGAGCGCCCCGGCACCCACCGCGCCCGCGGCCCTGGGGGTACGGCGCCCGGACCCCGACGACGACCCGATCGCCATCATCGGCATGGCCTGCCGGTTCCCCGGCGACGTCGGCACGCCCGAGGAGTTCTGGCGGCTGCTGACCGCCGGCACCGACGCGATCACCCCCTTCCCCGACGACCGCGACTGGGACCTCGACGCGCTCCACGACCCCGAGCCGGGACGCGGCGGCGTCTCCACCCGGGCCGGCGGCTTCCTCACCGGGTTCGCCGACTTCGACCCGGCGTTCTTCACCATCTCCCCGCGCGAGGCCGCCGCGATGGACCCGCAGCAGCGACACCTGCTGGAGATGTCCTGGGAGGCGTTCGAGCGGGCCGGCATCGAACCGAGGACCCTGCGCGGCAGCCGTACCGGTGTCTTCGCCGGCACCAACTACCAGGACTACTCCTCCCGGCCGCTCGCCCTCGACGAGGACGCCGGCGCCCACCTCGGCACCGGCAACTCGGCGAGCGTCCTGTCCGGCCGCGTCTCCTACACCTTCGGCCTGGAAGGGCCCGCGGTCACCGTCGACACCGCCTGCTCCTCCTCACTGGTGGCCCTGCACCTGGCCGTGCGCTCGCTGCGCTCCGGCGAGAGCGACCTCGCCCTCGCCGGCGGCGTCACCGTGATGTCCACCCCCGGACTGTTCCTCGACTTCAGCCGGCAGCGCGGCCTCGCGGCGGACGGCCGCTGCAAGTCCTTCGCGGACGCCGCCGACGGCACCGGCTTCTCCGAGGGCGGCGGCATGCTGCTGGTGGAGCGGCTGTCCGACGCCCGCCGCAACGGCCACCGGGTCCTCGCCGTCGTGCGCGGCTCCGCCGTCAACCAGGACGGCGCCTCCAACGGGCTCACCGCCCCCAACGGCCCCTCCCAGCAGCGGGTCATCCGGGCCGCGCTCGCCGACGCGGGCCTCGCCACCGCCGACGTCGACGTCCTGGAGGCGCACGGCACGGGAACCATGCTCGGCGACCCGATCGAGGCCCAGGCCGTCCTCGCCACCTACGGCCAGGGCCGGCCCGCGGAGCGGCCGTTGTGGCTGGGCTCGGTGAAGTCCAACATCGGCCACACCCAGGCCGGCGCCGGCGTCGCCGGGATCATCAAGATGGTCCTGGCCCTGCGCAACGGAGTCCTGCCGGCCACCCTGCACGTCGACCGGCCCTCCACACACGTCGACTGGGACGCGGGCGACGTCCGGCTGCTGACCGAGGCCGTCGCATGGCCCGAGAACGGCCGCCCCGGCCGCGCCGGTGTCTCCTCCTTCGGCATCAGCGGCACCAACGCCCACGTCATCCTCGAAGCCGCCACCGACGAGGAGCCCGCCGCGCCCGCCGAGGCCGAACCCGCCGCGCCCACGGCCGCCGGCGCCCACGCCCCCGTCGTCCCCTGGGTGCTCAGCGCCCGCAGCGCCGCCGCCCTGCGGGACCAGGCGGGCCGCCTGCTCACCCACCTCGCCGACCGGCCCCGGGCCGACGCCCGCGACGTGGGACTGTCCCTCGCCACCACCCGCACCGCCTTCGAACACCGGGCCGTCGTCGTCGGCGCCGACCGGGCGGAACTCACCGAGGCCCTCACCGCGCTGGCCGAGGGGCGCTCCGAGCCCCGCACCCCGGCCGGCGTGGCGCGCGGCGCCGGCCGCACCGCGTTCCTGTTCACCGGCCAGGGCGCCCAGCGCCCCGGCATGGGCCGCGAACTCCACCGCACCTACCCCGTGTTCGCCGAGGCCTTCGACGCGGCCTGCGCCCACCTCCCCGGACTGCGCGAGATCATCCTCGGCGACGGCGACGGCGACGGCGACGGCGACGGCGACGGCTCCGAGGCCGCTGCCGCCGAGGTCCTGAACCGCACCGAGCACGCCCAGCCCGCCCTGTTCGCCTTCGAGGTCGCCCTCTACCGCCTGCTGGAGTCCTGGGGCATCGTCCCCGACCAGGTCACCGGCCACTCCGTCGGCGAACTCGCCGCGGCCCACGTCGCCGGCGTCCTCTCCCTCCCCGACGCCTGCACCCTCGTCGCCGCCCGCGGCCGCCTCATGCAGCAACTGCCCCCGGGCGGCGCGATGGCCGCCGTGCAGGCCTCCGAGGCGGAGGTGCTGCCCCTGCTCGCCGGGCGGGAGACCGCCCTCGGCATCGCCGCCCTCAACGGGCCCGCGGCCACGGTCGTCTCCGGCACCGAGGACGCCGTCACCGCCGTCGCCGACCAGCTGGCGGCGCAGGGCCGCAAGACCTCCCGGCTGCGCGTCAGCCACGCCTTCCACTCGCCGCTGATGGACCCCGTCCTCGACGCCTTCCGGACCGTCGCCGCAGGGCTCACCTACTCCGCCCCGACGCTGGCCTTCGTCTCCGGCACGACCGGAGAGCCGGTCGGCGCACGGCAGTTGACCGACCCCGAGTACTGGGTACGCCACGTCCGCGAGCCGGTCCGCTTCCACGACGCCGTCCGTCACCTCCGCGACGATCTCGCCGTCACCCGCTTCCTGGAGATCGGTCCGGACGCCACCCTGACCACCCTGGCCACGGCGGCCCTGGACGACCCCGGCCGCCCCGAGGCCCAGCTCGTCCCGGCCGTCCGCAAGGACGTCCCCGAGGCCCGCGGCCTGCTCACCGCGCTCGGCCGGCTGTTCACCACCGGCACCGAACCCGACTGGCCCGCCCTGTTCACCGGCGCCCGGCCCGTCCCGCTGCCCACCTACGCCTTCCAGCACGAGCGCTACTGGCTGCCCAGCGCCCCCTGGACCGGCGACCTGGCGGGCGCCGGCCTGGAAACGGCGGCCCACCCCTTCCTGGGCGCCGCCGTCCGCCCCGCCGGCTCCGACACCGTCCTGCTCACCGGACGCCTGTCCCTGCGCACCCACCCCTGGCTCGCCGACCACACCGTGCTCGGCCAGGTCATCCTGCCCGCGACCGGCTACCTCGACCTCGCCGTCCACGCGGGCGACCGCACCGGCTGCGCCCACCTCGCCGAACTCACCCTGCACAGCCCGCTGGTGATCCCCCGCGAGGGAGCCGTCCAGCTCCAGGTCACCGTCGAAGCACCCGACGAGCGGGGCCGGCGCACCTTCGGCGTGTACGCGCGCCCCGCCGACACCGACACCGACACGCCGTGGGAACAGCACGCCCGGGGCACCCTCGCCCCCGAGGACCAGGCCCCGGCCGCGCCGTCCGCCGACCTGAGCGTCTGGCCCCCGCACGGCGCCGAGGCCGTCGCCGACGGCGGCCACTACGAGGGGTTCGCCGAGGCCGGGTTCGGCTACGGGCCCAGCTTCCAGGGCCTGGGCCGGGTGTGGCGGCGCGGCGACGAGGTGTTCGCCGAGGTCGCCCTTCCCGAGGAGTACCGCGCCGACGCCCCCCGCTTCGGCCTCCACCCCGCCCTGCTGGACGCGGCGACCCACGCGCTTCTCGTCGAACTCCCGGGCGGCGCCGGGAAGTCGGCGGAGCCCATGCTGCCCTTCGCGTGGAGCGGCCTGACCCTGCACGCGGAGGGCGCCACCGCCCTCAGGGTGCGGCTGGCGCCGGCCGGACACGCCCACGGGTTCTCCGTGCTCGTCGCCGACACCGACGGCCGGCCCGTCGCCACCGCCGAGTCCCTCACCCTGCGCGCCGTGGCCGCCGAACCGCCGCGCGAACACGACGGCCGGGCACCCGGGCTGCTGCGCCTGGCCTGGAGCGACGCACGGCCCGCCCCGGCCGCACCCCGCCCGGAATCGGCCCGCTGGATCATCCTCGGCGAGGGCGACGACCGGGTGGCCCGGTCCGTCGACGCCGCGGGCGTCCACCTGGAGACGTACGCCGACCTCGAAGCACTCGGCAAGGCCGTGGACACCGGCATGACCATGCCGGACATCGTGCTCGTCGCCCCCGACGGCCACCGCCCCGACGACGGACACGACGTCCCCGGCACCGTCCGCTCCGCGCTCACCCCCGCCCACGACCTGATCCGCGGCTGGCTCGGCGACGAACGCTTCGCCGCCTCCCGCCTGGTGTTCGTCACCCGGACCTGCGTGGCCACCGACGACGACGGCGGCGGCATCCAGGACCTGGCGGGCGCGGCCCTGTGGGGCATGGTCCGCTCCACGCAGGCCGAACACCCCGGCCGTTTCCAGCTCGTGGACCTGCCCGGCACCCCCGACGAGGCGGACGAACACGCCTTCCTCGCCGCCGTCGCCACCGTCCACCCGCAGAGCGCGATACGCGCCGGCCGGGTCCTGCTGCCGGGCCTCGCCCCGGTCGGGCCCGGCACCGAGGCACCCGGCCTGGCGTCCGGCACCGTCCTGGTCACCGGCGCCACCGGCGCCCTCGGCAGCACCCTCGCCCGGCACCTCGTCACCGCCCACGGCGTACGCAGCCTGCTGCTCACCGGCCGCCGCGGCCCCGACGCCCCCGGCGCCGGCGCACTGCGCGACGAACTCACCGCACTCGGCGCGGACGTCACCCTCGTCGCCTGCGACACCGCCGACCGCGCCCAGGTCGAACGCCTCCTCGCCGCCGTCCCCGCCGACCGGCCGCTGACCGGTGTGGTGCACGCCGCCGGCGTCGTCGACGACAAGCCGGTCACCGCCCTGGACCCCGAGCGCTTCGAGCGGGTCCTGCGCCCGAAGGCCGACGGCGGCTGGCTGCTGCACGAACTCACCGCGAACCAGGGCCTGTCCGCGTTCGTCCTGTTCTCCTCCGCCGCGGGAACCTTCGGCTCCCCGGGCCAGGCCAACTACGCCGCCGCGAACGCCTTCCTCGACGCGCTCGCCTCCCACCGGCGCTCGCTCGGCCTGCCCGCCTCCTCCCTCGCCTGGGGAGTGTGGGAGAGCGACAGCGCCATGACGGCCGGCCTCTCCGACACCGACCGCCGCCGCATGACCCGCGGCGGCATGCGCGCGCTGTCCACGAAGGACGGACTCCTCCTGCTCGACAGCGCACTGACCACCGACCGTCCCGCCCTCATCGCCATGGACACCACCGCCGGCACCGGCGCCCTGCAGGCCCTGCTGCGGCCCGCGGACCGCCCGGCCGGCCGCCGCAGCGCGGCGGGCGCCCGGCCGGCACCGACCACCGCCGCCAGGCTCGCCGGACTCGGCCCGGCCGAGCGCCGCACCACACTGCTCGCCCTGGTCCGCGACCTGGCCGCGGCGGTCCTCGGACACGCGTCCGCCGACGCGGTGGAGGCCGACCAGCTCTTCACGGAACAGGGCTTCGACTCCCTGACCGCCGTCGAACTGCGCAACCACCTCGCCACCGCGACCGCCCTGACCCTGCCGCCGACCCTCCTGTTCGACCACGCCACCCCGGAACTGCTTGCCGCCCACCTCGACCAGCGGCTGCTGGACGCGCCCACCGGCGGCGACCCGGCGGCGCCGGCCGACCGGCCCGCCGCACCCGCCGGGGACACCCTCAGCGGCCTGTTCAAGCAGGCCTGCGAGAGCGGCCGCGTCGACGAGGGCTTCGCCCTGCTCCAGGCCGCCGCCGCACTGCGGCCGACCTTCGCCTCCCCGCGGGAACTGGCCGCGGCGCCCGAGCCGATCAGGCTCTCCAAGGGCGAGACCGGCACACCGTTCGTCTGCTTCAGCTCCTACGTGGCGCTGGCCGGCGTGCACCAGTACGCGCGGTTCGCCTCGGCCTTCCGCGGCGAGCGCGACGTATGGGCCCTGCCCACCCAGGGATTCGGCACCGGTGAGGCACTGCCCGCCTCGTTCGACGCCATCGCCGCGCTCCAGGCCGAGGCGGTCACCCGGACCGTCGGCGACGGCCCCGTCGTCCTCGTCGGCTCCTCGTCGGGCGGCATCCTCGCCCTGGCCGCCGCCCGGCACCTCCAGGAGCAGGGCAGGCCCCCGGCCGCCGTGGTCCTGCTCGACACCTACATGCCGCGCGCCGACTCGCCGTTCCTGAAGTTCTCCCAGCAGATGCTGGGCGGCATGTTCGACCGCGAGTCGATGTTCGCCCACATGGACACCGACCGGCTGACCGCCATGAGCTGGTACATCAGCCTCATCGGCGAATGGGAGCCGGGACCGCTGGACAGCCCGGTCGTCCTGGTGCGCTCCAGCGAGCCCCCGGTGCCCGCCGGCCTGAGCGGCCCCCTGGAGCGGGAGGAGTGGCAGTCGTCGTGGGAGCGGGCGCACACCACGATCGACGTTGCCGGCAACCACTTCACGATGATGGAGACCCACGCCCGCAGCACCGCCGACGCCACCGGCGCGTGGCTGGGGAGCCTGGGCCAGGACAGCTGA